A single Xenopus laevis strain J_2021 chromosome 3S, Xenopus_laevis_v10.1, whole genome shotgun sequence DNA region contains:
- the LOC108713024 gene encoding proline-rich transmembrane protein 4, which translates to MHIAHRRLIMGSSHWTLTEILLLVFLHLKSHEAAQDAYLTGLNNNDVLHTPSVDFLLLTEGTSTVSPFWVQSSVPTFAGYEEDGHVSQSPAADENIMDSKQLLKESTKSDNVSLQTPFSIDRTANQTIYLAGSSDTGFQTVPQLPTSQWSKPELVQTASQFSYTAPQFTLATDQESKLSSNTSPFTTPVKGSYPPDKLNTLSASDVVTFPLFWASTRKTENDTERFVEKNRLILPAMLTTAENVGEMFVTEPPPYVISDTTLSNSMESLETSTEADRKPLDPLSEKPPKFPFPTIGNTDPPGPESVSKDSLVDSSFLDCLQAEDCDLSATLSTTPSNVENKLYGHSSLLPSQPIFIMLHSDWNTSVADWGIAWEALVYGSVGLFGSVTLLSLLSLFCLVFRCPSGGPYLAVLHLFLIFVGSGRAFSLFYDAYGHQERLPVFIAILLHELAFPCMTTSFSIVFLLLSSRCQMQCSTPRLLRLCILSAIVVFHFVVSAGTVVLVDFLHKFAFLLLVSHGVYIILTVLLSLSFFIFCCVARVQTTQIYDLKNSAPPVEYRSGCPFANAKDWSRATHIVLVASFFGLLNAVLQLYAVLYAMGYGGSIVFGPWTWWAFQLSSSLCEVGACLPLAVVGTYPLFSSNDIGRNNCWTKLFCLSPGHVTMKANILQANSQWSSSQHEKLLICDTIIRSDSEFFPLYTLVEKRMSLGEDISLIYNSTKSLEVQGLSHQKTPSFISVQVDSDSTVDFQPPSPINLRRSIDEALFSEALIPKSLFHGTALSSSLSLTIKSTTQLEENIFREKASDRGLYRTSSCMEIDTGFPAARPASTTCRQGNLSSPSSQVWRGRESTTSSLYKISQDGSSLALCLSSDNADSSAYNYEHKQGCSQQSKGAYHTLLPPSQESLDIATKQENSLCDDFKDVFVPIDAMSVSSDTIDL; encoded by the exons ATGCACATTGCTCATAGAAGACTGATCATGGGCTCATCACACTGGACACTGACAGAGATCCTCTTACTAGTATTTCTACACCTGAAATCCCATGAGGCAGCACAGGACGCATATCTCACAGGACTAAATAACAACGATGTTTTGCACACACCTTCTGTGGACTTCTTGCTGTTGACAGAGGGCACCTCCACAGTGTCACCTTTTTGGGTGCAGAGCAGTGTGCCAACCTTTGCTGGATACGAGGAAGATGGACATGTATCACAAAGTCCAGCTGCAGATGAGAATATTATGGACTCCAAGCAGCTTTTAAAAGAAAGCACCAAATCAGATAACGTCTCTTTGCAGACCCCATTTAGTATTGATAGAACAGCAAATCAAACAATATATCTAGCTGGAAGTTCTGATACAGGGTTTCAAACTGTGCCTCAGTTACCAACTTCTCAATGGTCGAAACCAGAGTTGGTTCAAACAGCATCTCAGTTTTCATATACTGCTCCCCAGTTCACACTAGCAACAGATCAGGAATCAAAGTTGAGCTCAAACACATCTCCTTTTACCACTCCAGTGAAGGGAAGTTACCCTCCTGATAAATTAAACACTTTATCTGCATCAGATGTTGTTACATTTCCATTATTTTGGGCCTCAACAAGAAAGACTGAAAATGATACAGAACGGTTTGTGGAAAAGAACAGACTGATATTGCCTGCAATGCTAACCACAGCAGAAAACGTAGGTGAAATGTTTGTAACTGAACCTCCTCCGTATGTAATATCAGACACTACTCTCTCAAATAGTATGGAATCCTTGGAAACTTCCACAGAGGCAGACAGGAAGCCATTGGATCCACTGAGTGAAAAACCACCCAAGTTTCCATTTCCAACTATAGGAAACACTGACCCACCTG gtccTGAGTCTGTTTCAAAGGACTCTTTAGTGGATTCTTCCTTCTTAGATTGTCTTCAGGCTGAAGATTGTGATTTGTCTGCAACACTAAGCACCACCCCCTCTAATGTGGAAAATAAGCTCTATGGACATTCTTCACTCTTGCCATCTCAACCAATCTTCATTATGCTGCATTCTGATTGGAACACATCTGTTGCAGACTGGGGTATAGCCTGGGAGGCCTTGGTGTACGGGTCTGTGGGTCTTTTTGGGTCTGTCACTCTTCTCTCCCTTCTCTCCCTTTTTTGCCTTGTATTCCGATGTCCTTCAGGGGGCCCTTATTTAGCTGTTCTTCATCTGTTTTTGATATTTGTAGGGAGCGGCCGGGCTTTTTCCCTTTTCTACGATGCATATGGGCACCAAGAAAGACTACCAGTTTTCATTGCTATCCTTTTGCATGAACTGGCTTTTCCTTGTATGACAACAAGTTTCAGCATCGTATTCCTACTGCTGTCCTCAAGATGTCAGATGCAGTGCTCCACTCCACGTTTACTTCGTCTCTGCATACTATCTGCTATAGTGGTTTTCCACTTTGTTGTCTCAGCAGGAACAGTGGTATTAGTTGATTTCTTACACAAATTTGCATTCCTTCTACTTGTATCCCATGGAGTCTATATAATTTTGACTGTTCTTCTTTCTCTCTCCTTCTTCATCTTTTGTTGTGTTGCACGAGTCCAAACCACTCAGATTTATGACCTTAAGAATTCAGCTCCTCCTGTAGAATATAGAAGTGGTTGTCCTTTTGCAAATGCAAAAGATTGGAGTCGGGCAACTCACATTGTTCTGGTTGCTTCATTTTTTGGTCTTTTAAATGCCGTCCTTCAGCTTTATGCAGTGCTTTATGCCATGGGCTATGGTGGATCAATTGTGTTTGGACCCTGGACTTGGTGGGCCTTCCAGCTCAGTTCAAGCCTATGTGAAGTAGGTGCTTGTCTGCCCCTTGCTGTAGTTGGTACCTACCCCCTCTTTAGTTCTAACGATATTGGGCGGAACAATTGCTGGACTAAGTTATTTTGTCTTTCTCCTGGCCATGTCACCATGAAAGCCAACATTCTTCAGGCCAATTCTCAGTGGTCCTCATCCCAGCATGAGAAACTGCTGATCTGTGACACAATCATCAGAAGTGACTcagagttttttcccctttatacaCTTGTGGAGAAACGAATGAGCCTTGGAGAAGACATAAGTTTAATCTACAACAGCACTAAGAGCCTAGAGGTACAAGGCTTGAGCCATCAAAAGACACCATCTTTTATTAGTGTACAGGTGGACAGTGACTCAACTGTTGATTTCCAGCCCCCGTCACCAATCAACTTGCGTCGCAGCATCGATGAGGCATTATTTAGTGAAGCTCTAATACCTAAGAGTCTGTTTCATGGCACAGCATTGTCCAGCAGCCTGTCTCTCACTATCAAGAGTACCACACAACTGGAAGAAAACATTTTCAGAGAGAAGGCCTCTGACAGGGGACTTTATCGAACTTCTTCCTGCATGGAGATAGACACTGGTTTTCCAGCTGCAAGGCCTGCTTCCACCACTTGCAGACAGGGTAATTTATCCTCCCCTTCTTCACAGGTATGGAGAGGTAGAGAAAGCACCACTAGCTCTCTATACAAGATATCCCAAGATGGATCATCCTTGGCTCTTTGTTTAAGTTCTGACAATGCAGACTCCTCTGCCTACAACTATGAGCATAAACAAGGATGTAGCCAGCAGTCAAAGGGAGCGTATCATACTTTGCTTCCTCCATCTCAGGAGTCACTGGATATAGCCACTAAACAAGAAAACTCCTTGTGTGATGACTTCAAAGATGTGTTTGTGCCCATTGATGCAATGAGTGTTAGCAGTGACACTATAGACCTCTGA